Proteins from one Loktanella sp. M215 genomic window:
- a CDS encoding SDR family NAD(P)-dependent oxidoreductase produces MTTLITGANRGIGHAMFDAFRDKGEAVTGTHRDAPTTDMLRLDVADPGSVSQMAKDFGDTPLDLLVCNAGVYVEKGLPLEDLTADLWAQAMAVNVTGVFLTIQALLPNLRAAGGKIAIISSQMASDTNAPGGSYIYRASKAAVLNLGRNLAVDLKGDGIAVGIYHPGWVQTDMGGSSAAITPVQAANGLLDRFADLSLDSTGCFKTWDGQDHAF; encoded by the coding sequence ATGACGACTCTTATCACCGGTGCCAACCGCGGCATTGGCCACGCGATGTTTGACGCCTTTCGCGACAAGGGAGAAGCCGTGACCGGCACCCACCGCGACGCACCGACCACCGACATGCTGCGGCTGGACGTGGCTGATCCGGGATCGGTCAGCCAGATGGCAAAGGATTTCGGCGACACACCGCTGGATCTGCTAGTGTGCAATGCAGGTGTCTACGTCGAAAAGGGTCTGCCCCTCGAAGACCTGACCGCAGACCTTTGGGCGCAGGCGATGGCGGTGAACGTCACGGGCGTCTTCCTGACCATACAGGCGCTGTTGCCGAACCTGCGCGCGGCGGGCGGCAAGATCGCAATCATCTCAAGCCAGATGGCGTCCGATACGAATGCACCGGGTGGATCCTATATCTATCGCGCATCAAAGGCGGCTGTCCTGAACCTTGGCCGCAATCTGGCCGTCGACCTGAAGGGCGACGGTATCGCGGTTGGTATCTATCACCCCGGCTGGGTGCAGACCGACATGGGCGGCAGTTCTGCCGCGATCACACCCGTGCAGGCGGCAAACGGGTTGCTTGACCGGTTCGCTGACCTGTCACTGGACAGCACAGGCTGCTTCAAGACTTGGGACGGGCAGGATCACGCGTTCTGA
- a CDS encoding DUF1178 family protein: protein MIRYTFTCEKSHRFDSWFRSADAYQALAHAGQLSCTTCGSVQITKTVMAPAVATEKAAPTALEKLRAHVEATSEDVGDRFAAEARAIHDGDAPNRPIIGQANGAQVRALIADDIPVLPLPFLPRRRTN from the coding sequence TTGATCCGCTACACCTTCACCTGCGAGAAATCACACCGCTTCGACAGCTGGTTCCGGTCAGCCGATGCCTATCAGGCGTTGGCACATGCGGGCCAGCTGTCGTGCACCACCTGCGGTTCGGTACAGATCACGAAAACGGTGATGGCCCCGGCTGTTGCGACCGAAAAGGCCGCACCGACTGCACTGGAAAAACTGCGTGCCCATGTCGAGGCCACGTCCGAGGACGTCGGCGACCGCTTTGCTGCCGAGGCGCGCGCGATCCACGACGGAGACGCGCCGAACCGTCCGATCATCGGGCAGGCCAACGGCGCGCAGGTGCGCGCACTGATCGCAGACGATATTCCCGTGCTGCCGCTGCCCTTCTTGCCGCGGCGGCGCACCAACTAG
- a CDS encoding NUDIX hydrolase produces MATDSTPAPRRGQLPLKLRGGKTDVRGQFAALCWRRTADGEVEVCLITSRRTKRWIVPKGWPMHKQTPAEAAATEAWEEAGLTGRPVDRCLGVYSYVKPLSKRTTPVVVMVYPLEVMEVSSDWPERRERRRKWFPLQAAASKLAEPALRRIVEHFDPTGL; encoded by the coding sequence TTGGCCACAGACTCCACCCCTGCCCCCCGGCGCGGACAACTGCCGCTGAAACTGCGCGGCGGCAAAACCGATGTGCGCGGCCAGTTCGCCGCCCTGTGTTGGCGCCGTACGGCAGACGGTGAAGTCGAGGTTTGCCTGATCACCTCGCGCCGCACCAAACGCTGGATCGTGCCCAAAGGCTGGCCGATGCACAAGCAGACCCCCGCAGAGGCCGCTGCGACCGAAGCCTGGGAGGAAGCGGGGCTGACAGGCCGCCCGGTCGATCGCTGCCTTGGCGTCTACTCCTACGTCAAACCGCTGTCGAAACGGACCACGCCTGTCGTCGTCATGGTCTATCCGCTGGAGGTGATGGAGGTGTCGAGCGACTGGCCCGAACGCCGCGAACGCCGTCGCAAATGGTTCCCGCTGCAGGCGGCCGCGTCGAAACTGGCAGAGCCGGCACTGCGGCGCATTGTCGAACACTTTGATCCCACCGGGCTGTAA
- a CDS encoding acetoin utilization protein AcuC, which yields MVPHTNDVRKTEPVFIGSEIYRHSSYGPFHPLRVPRVSTVMDLCRAMGWIAPGQYMTSPRAKPAALLSFHTPDYIAALQRAEATQSVTETDRLRHGLGTSNNPVFPEMYRRPATSAGAALLAGELLRHPGTVFTPAGGTHHGFPDRAGGFCYLNDPVLGIQSLRRNGAARIAYLDIDAHHCDGVDHAFRGDPDTLLISTHEAGRWPRTGPLTDAGAGNVFNVPLPPGACDDDMALVRDRVILPALAAFRPDAIVLQCGADAVQEDPQSRLSLSNTAHWAILRAIRRLAPRLMVLGGGGYNPWSVGRLWSGNWAILNDLPIPEVLPPAAQAVLAALRWDGQRRVMVPPPHWITTLRDPPRHGAVHDASRAACDHLSARLTAWV from the coding sequence GTGGTCCCACACACAAATGACGTCCGCAAGACGGAACCGGTCTTCATCGGGTCAGAGATCTATCGCCATTCATCCTACGGACCGTTCCATCCGCTGCGGGTGCCGCGCGTGTCGACCGTCATGGACCTGTGCCGCGCCATGGGCTGGATCGCACCGGGACAATACATGACCTCGCCCCGGGCCAAGCCCGCAGCCCTGCTGTCGTTTCACACACCGGACTATATCGCCGCCCTGCAACGGGCAGAGGCGACACAGTCCGTGACCGAGACCGACCGCTTGCGCCACGGCCTTGGCACGTCGAACAATCCGGTATTCCCCGAGATGTATCGCCGCCCCGCGACCTCTGCTGGGGCTGCCCTGCTGGCGGGAGAGCTCTTGCGCCATCCGGGCACCGTCTTTACCCCCGCTGGCGGCACCCATCACGGCTTTCCCGACCGGGCCGGCGGGTTCTGTTACCTGAACGATCCGGTTCTGGGGATACAGTCCCTGCGCCGCAACGGGGCGGCCCGCATCGCCTATCTGGACATCGATGCGCACCATTGCGACGGGGTGGACCATGCCTTTCGCGGCGATCCGGACACGCTGCTGATCTCGACCCACGAGGCCGGGCGCTGGCCGCGCACCGGGCCGCTGACGGATGCGGGGGCCGGAAACGTCTTCAACGTGCCCTTGCCGCCGGGGGCTTGCGATGACGACATGGCGCTGGTCCGCGACCGCGTGATCCTGCCGGCGCTGGCCGCCTTTCGTCCCGATGCCATCGTGCTGCAATGCGGGGCCGATGCAGTGCAGGAGGATCCGCAGTCCCGGCTGTCCCTGTCCAACACGGCGCACTGGGCCATCCTGCGTGCCATCCGCAGGTTGGCACCGCGCCTGATGGTACTGGGCGGCGGCGGCTATAACCCGTGGAGTGTCGGGCGTCTTTGGTCCGGCAACTGGGCGATCCTGAACGATCTGCCGATTCCCGAGGTCCTGCCGCCCGCCGCGCAGGCCGTGCTGGCAGCCCTGCGGTGGGACGGGCAGCGCCGCGTCATGGTGCCGCCGCCACACTGGATCACGACCTTGCGCGATCCGCCGCGCCACG